A stretch of the Rosa rugosa chromosome 5, drRosRugo1.1, whole genome shotgun sequence genome encodes the following:
- the LOC133712949 gene encoding vacuolar iron transporter 1-like, with protein MGSDHDNGYGDLEKQMLVLHEHEEKHFMSSEIVRDVILGVSDGLTVPFALAAGLSGADVSSSIILIAGIAEVAAGAISMGLGGYLAAKSEEDHYKKELKREQDEIIAVPDIEAAEVAEILSQYGVEAHEYGPVVNALRRNPQAWLDFMMKFELGLDKPDPMRALQSAMTIAFSYVCGGLVPLLPYMLIPVATKAVLASVVVTIVALLIFGFAKGHFTGTQPFKSAFQTALIGAIASAAAYSIAKLFQSYH; from the exons ATGGGGAGTGATCATGACAATGGCTATGGTGACTTGGAGAAGCAGATGCTGGTTCTTCACGAACACGAAGAGAAGCACTTCATGTCCAGTGAGATTGTCCGTGACGTCATTCTCGGCGTCTCCGACGGTCTCACTGTCCCTTTTGCCCTCGCCGCGGGGTTGTCCGGCGCTGACGTCAGCTCCTCCATCATCCTCATTGCCGGCATTGCTGAGGTTGCGGCCGGTGCCATCTCCATGGGACTTGGCGG GTATCTTGCGGCGAAGAGCGAAGAAGATCATTACAAGAAAGAACTAAAGAGGGAGCAAGATGAAATCATCGCCGTCCCTGATATAG AGGCTGCTGAGGTTGCAGAAATATTGTCACAATATGGGGTTGAAGCACATGAATATGGGCCTGTGGTGAATGCTCTAAGAAGGAACCCTCAAGCCTGGCTCGATTTCATGATGAA ATTTGAACTAGGACTCGACAAGCCAGACCCAATGAGAGCCCTGCAGAGTGCAATGACAATAGCCTTTTCATACGTCTGTGGTGGACTGGTGCCTCTCCTTCCCTACATGCTCATTCCAGTTGCCACCAAGGCGGTGCTTGCATCAGTGGTGGTCACCATAGTGGCATTGCTGATCTTCGGCTTTGCAAAGGGTCACTTCACCGGAACTCAACCTTTCAAGAGCGCTTTCCAAACCGCCTTGATAGGAGCCATCGCGTCCGCGGCTGCTTATTCCATTGCTAAACTCTTCCAATCCTACCACTAA